TCattttttcagatgttttaatgTAACTGTATTGATTGATAATCCAAAACCCAGTAATTGGTGCaattcataaaaatataaaaacatgctTCTACATGAAAAGGAAATAGAAATCTTTTTATATTCCACATGGTTTCCAAACACCATCATATAGGTATACACATACAGTGTATAACAGGACACGTCTGTAGTTCACGCGGCAGCACTGGTGAAATGGACATCATATCCATTCCTAgtccattaaaaaaagtcaatgtACTCTGCTGTCTCTGTCGGGTCAATACCAATAGTTTATTGACTGTCTGTCACAGGACACCCCAGACTTCCTCGAAGGCAGAGCATATCTTGGCACAGGTCAGTGCCCCAGAGAGGGGGTAGTTACTGATGGAGACCGTCTTCTCTGTGTAGTCCACATTCACCTAATAAAGACAAAGAGATCAGTAACACAGATATGTGATGCTTAAAGCAGTGAATCAGCTGCCATCTAAAGCCTTTTCTCACCGCTCCGTGTGCAAAAGCTCCAATCACCACCGCAGCCGGTCCCTCTGGCACCAAAGTCCGGGGACAGACGGCCTCCCCAGCAGAGAAGGAGGTGGATATGCGGGGGCAGCCGGGAGGCAGGTGGTCAGACACAGGGTTTTTAATCATCCTCAGAAGCTTCTGAGGACCATCAGCGGccctgacactcagcttgtgcaGCAGCTGAACTAAagtagaggagaggaaggaataATTAGGATATCAACTGAAGAGGAGTTTACAACATGAAACAGTAACATGGGCGGAAAAGACTGATTTGCCTACACAGAGATCAACTTAACATATATGTAGTTCATACACAGAAAGCATGGAACACTAAAAGTTTACCCATAAGGCCACAGAAACGAGTGAAGGTTCTTGGGATGCGGGTCTGTGGGTTGATCTCTATTAAGGCGTTTTTCTCTGTGTGGATGTAAACCTGCAGCAGGCCTGCCCTGTTCAGTGGACTGTCCATCAGCATGAGCAGACACTG
This DNA window, taken from Epinephelus moara isolate mb chromosome 6, YSFRI_EMoa_1.0, whole genome shotgun sequence, encodes the following:
- the emg1 gene encoding ribosomal RNA small subunit methyltransferase NEP1, with the translated sequence MAAPNEKKRGLEHLDEYEPKPAKHLRSLHDRMAERRLVVILEGASLETVKVGKTFELLNCDQHKNIIVKSGRNPGHIRPDITHQCLLMLMDSPLNRAGLLQVYIHTEKNALIEINPQTRIPRTFTRFCGLMVQLLHKLSVRAADGPQKLLRMIKNPVSDHLPPGCPRISTSFSAGEAVCPRTLVPEGPAAVVIGAFAHGAVNVDYTEKTVSISNYPLSGALTCAKICSAFEEVWGVL